The sequence GCATATCAGATGGTCCTGTGCACTGCCCTCCTTACATGGTTAGCAGAGAACTCATGGTCATGTCAGGTCTCATGGGTCAGACCCTCCTGGAAGTTGAGTCTATGTTCTCCATAGCTCCCCTTCCACCAACTGCAGACTGAGCCTTCCCCTTTCCACATAGCAGTGTTTACTGCTTTTCCAAGAGatcacagaaaagctgaagctTAATACAGTAGGGTTGTAGTTAAGACAAATACTCTGACTTGAAACTGGTactttattgcatttttaataagaGTAATGGTATTGAGACTCAAGTAAGGCAAGGACAGATGCCAGGtagaagcaggaagaaatgcaccaagaataaaaaaaggaaaaaaaaccccaacaacaaaaaaccagcaaccCACACCACAAAccacaaattaaacaaaaccacacaaaaatgCCCACAAAAATTCACACCTTGAATCAAAAGTCTTAAGTTCTGTAGTAAGAATTTTAATACATCTATCAAGACAGCTAAAGATACCATGTGGTTGAATGGTATTGAGTTCTGCAGCTGTTAGTTAATCACAGTAGTATGCTAGACTTCCACACAAATTTTGAGGAATCAACTTTCAAGACAGAGATGGAATAAAGCAGCATGCTGACCGCAGGTAGAGCATACCAAACAGACTCAGTAACTTTCTTGCCAAAAGCCATTTGATTTCTGGCTGGTGAATTGCAGGAAACCACATTCATCCAGACCTCACTGAATTGTTCAGTATGGCACCTTGTGGGAAGTTGTAGTGCCTTAAAATAGCTCACAATTAatacaggaaaaacacagcaggaCATATCagccaaaaaacaaaaataatgatatTTGCAGAGGACACAGGCTGGAAAGAAAGCTGTTTGTGTAATTCTTTGAGTATTATGTTCAGGTCTTTTCCTTGTATAGCATAGCTAACAAAAAGAAGTGACAAGTGAAATGTACTGGGTGGTGCTGAACAGTATGCTGAATGCAGAATAGGATGCATACTCAGAAGAACCATATTAAGTGAAAAAAtaggaagagaaattaaatggtACGAACAACAAGGGACAAATTATGGTATCTTGTTCCTCTTCCCTGAAGAATAAGAAGCCCGATAGCAGGATATCCCCACCCAATAGCCTATACCTTGGTCTTTGTAATGAGTAGAGGCACCCCAACTCCTCCCACCTGCCCCAAAAGCCCAGCCctaaaagggaaaggaaataaaacacagatgtAGTATATAGATGTATTGTAGAAAGGGTTAATCCCATTTTGTTCTTACAGGCTGAAGAGGAAGAGAGCTTGGGAAAGCTATTGCTATAGATGGCTTCCTTTCCATGGCAAAGTTTACCGACCgcttcttaaaaatacaacCAACACTAGCATTTTACAGAGTGGgtactgacattttattttctaaaaatgaaaaagaaaaagagtacaTCATTTTAGTAACTGGAAATGTGTACAAAGTTACATATTTCAATGACTTAGCACATTAAAGAAACAGGCTTTGAAAGAGTTTCTCTAATGCAGTCGTGTGAGACCTACAGTTTCTTTCACAACCAGTACTGCTTATTTCAAATACTCTGCAATAGGCATTGGGAGAGCCAGATATCCCCTAAGATGCCAGCACTGCTAGAAAGGGAGTTGCCTGACCTCAGCCCCTCCACTGTGAGTACCAGAGATACCCCAGTCATTCTGCAAGATAGGAAATGTTCCAACAACACAATGCCATAATCTAAGGCCACCCCAGGAAAACCCAACAGTATCTTGAAGCTGTCAGGGAACAGGCAATTCCCATACATCTTTAAATTAACTCATCCCATCCTGGTATTTAGTAACAGCTTTAAGGAGCATATTTATGtataaatctattttaaaaaaagcaaaccactaCTGTGAAATTTGCATGAACACACACAACTTTAGCAGCCTCGTCTTTCCAGTGGAACTTGGCTGCTTGGTAGTTTATATACAAAGTTGAATACTTAGAGAGGCTGCTACAGGGAGCCAAGCTTTCTTTCCAGATCAGCCTCTGGCTAgaacaatattaaaaattgttattaaaaCACCAGGGTGCAGTggtttgtaaatatttttttcttaatattaaatacaaaagcAGTGCATTCTCACTCTGCTCTGGCATTATGGATCAGCTAATTGATATGATGTTCTAGGAATTCATGTGGGATATAAAATTTTGGCTAATAAAAATCCTTTAGACAAGTAAATTCCTAGTGCCAAGTAACTGACTTTAGAGAAACACCAAGCATTAATTTGATCCATAGTAGAATCACAGGCAAATTTTTCCTGGGATGTAGGAGTTCCGATTCTatgttagcaaaaaaaaaaatgtgtttagtATGATTCCCACTCTACAGATGGGAACACAGGTTTGGAGGGAAGCAGTTTGCCAAGCTAACAGGCAAGGCCAGCAAGACAGTCCAAAAGATCTCCAGATTCCTGAACAACTGGCCCATATTGGAGGTGTTGGACAGTAATGCCCACTTCTCTCCCGACTCCTACAGTCCTCAGCCCCCTTCTACTAGACAAAGATAACATGATACTGCATTTGGGAAAAGGGTCACAGGAAAATGCCTAAAGCAAATGCATTAGGGATATacacaaaggggaaaaaacaaacaaaaaaaaaacaatctatAATATctcaagacaggaaaaaaaactctTCCTGTTGTTCTTGAAGCTCTTCTTAACCCCTTACTCCTCTTCTCTGCAGTCCTGAGCAATGAATGTCTGCCAGATCTGGGAGGCAGCTTTCTCAGACCCTCTCCTTATGCTTCACGTTAGCCAGCTTGACTGTTTCCTGCTCAGAGGCAGGTGGAGAAGGCTCATCATGACATCCAATCATCAGCTGATAGACTATCACTCCCGCGATGGCCCCAAGGAAAGGAGCAACGACTGGAACCCACCACCACTGTTTACCAgtcctggaaaacaaagaacatGCACAAGAACTGCAACCTAGACATTAAGATATTCATGTTTGTATCTGGAACAATGCAAGATCTGGTCATCTCCAAACACCACCATTGATTTTCAAAAGACAATAGTACCCCCATGCCTGCAGCGGTGATTTCCAAGGCAGATACTGCCCCACACCACAAGCTCAGGTGACAAGCAATTCAGAACCGCTCCTTCCAGGACTCCCAAGACCGTTGCTCCACCAAGAAAGGTGAGAAGCAGTTGCAGTGCCTTAACTAGGCACCTTCACTTCCCTCCTACTGCTTGCAGGAAAATATCTTTTGACAGCATGGCTCCACTCATGGCTCTCAGTTTTCTCCAGCTACAGCAAAATCCAAGTGTAAcaaatgctttgcattttctactgttaaacaaaaaaatggtgATAGGCTCGTGTTCAAGGTGCAACTGAGCTTCTCATAGATGCTCCTAGATTTCCTCTTTGATAGCAAAGTTAGGCCATTTGCTCTCGCTGCTGGAAATCACCAAGCTTCTATGATTTCTTACgaaacaggagcagaggaaactgcttttttaaaatccaaagaTACCGCATGGGTGCTAAGACTCTTTATGCCAGAGCTACCACTTGCTTAGTCTTGTACGTTTTTCCCCTTGATGTACAAGGTTTTGATTGGCAAGTACTTACCAGAACACTTCAGTGCCCCAGCCAGCAATGGCTGTGAAGAGACGAGGCCCGAAGTCCCTGGCAGGGTTAACAGCATAGCCAGAGTTGAAGCCCATGGAGGTTCCAATAACAAGGACAACAAAGCCAACTGTGAAAGCCTCCAGACCCGTGGGGACAGGGTTGTTGTAGGGATCAACAATAGCCAAAACACAAACGATCAGGGAAGCAGTGCCAATaaactggggagggagaggaaagaagaagatgGATTAGATCCAGATTAATCTTTTAACCAAATTACTTAACTCCTCTGAAGTCCCATGCATTTAGTACTCATTCTCTAAACTGAAAGAATTGCTATGGGATGACTCAGGGCATCATCAGACCACAGTAGACTGAGCACCCAAGGAAATGGCAGAGTGGAATGTGCTCCTTCTGGTAGCCCACAGAGTCAATCAAGCCCACACCTTTTTCTCTACCCCAGAAAAGCCATGCACAGCCAGAAAAGCTGGAGACATCTTACTGAATGTGTTTCAAACATGCCACAGCTGGGTGGCTTCTGTCTCTTCATGGTTGATGACAACTTCAAGGGGAAAACAGTGACCCCCAAGACCAACCACCTCCCCACACCCAGCTGGCCCCTGGGTTGTGCAACAGCCACAGTAGTACAGTGGGAGCAAGGAGGAGCCATCTTTCCTCAAACTATTGCTCTTCAAGGGTTGAGACCAAGTGGTATCCTTTCCACTGTTGTCCTGGCCGGTCCTGTGAGACTGGTCAGTCCCCTCAAGACAGACCTTCTTGCTGTAAGGGTGCTTTCTAGCTCTGCTCTTCTTATGGGCTAGTGAGGTACCTGTGTCAGATCCAAACACATTCCTGGATATCTTCTCTTTAAGTTTCATCTCATTCTCTAACTAAAGGAGAGGCCCAGAGCTACCCCAGAAGATCCCTCTTCAAATGCACCTTTATCCAGGCAGCACCCTCTTACCTGGTCAAAGAATCCATTCACGACATTCAGATGCTGAGATGGATAGGTGGCAAAGATACCAGCAGTGGCATTCTGTCCTGTTACAAGCAGCTGGTTGTTTCCAAAAGCCCAGATGGCATCTGGAGTGGGGGCagggtggggaagaaaaaggagaggtaGAGAAGTCAGCCTTTTTTCCAAGAACACATCAGAGAGAGGACCCTGTTTGGAAGACGGCTAAAATCTTTGCTCACAGAGCCATGTATATTGAGACAGAATGCCCTGAGCATCCCATTGTTATGTGttgaaaaaacatttgctgTAGAGCATTCATTTGGAAAACTTATGGTGTGATCCACCACAGCATTTTACCAGTCAGGCTCAGATCCAGATGGCCTGAGTCCTTGTTCCTGCTATTTCTTGTTTGCTGGGCACCAGGAAATAGTTAGAGCCAAAAAGTAAACACTAAGCTGACTCCAAATCTCTCCCAAAAGGTACCCAAATGTCTGTGGTATTAGTCTTGGTGTCAAGACATGAGATATTGTTATGCATCAAAAACAGGATCTGGGCTGATCTTACACTTTCCTCTAAGCCAACACACAATCAGTTTCACCTCTCAGGGTCATCTTGTAGAGCAGTCAGCCCCTTGCCTACCACTATGTAGAAGCTGGATAACTAACCAAGTAGGCTGTCTAGATTCCCTCCTTGGTTAGTGGAGAAtaaaacagacactttctgAAGATGGGTCTTCCATAGTTTAGGTAACTAAAATGGGATTAACACTTCTGAGGAGATGATTTCAGACGACCTGAAGGAGGTTTCTCACATCTCTGCTTTGCAAGAAAATGCTGCTCTCTGATTTGGGAAGCAGCCTCCCTGCAGTGAGTCATGAAGGGCATCCATTTCACCCCAACAACACAGGAGGTTTCTGCACTCACCGTAGTACAGCCCAAAGACTATGCCAGCTCCCAGAAAAGCCCCCAGGGTTTGGGCCAGGGCATAAATTGGTAGCTTGATCCAGGGCTCCCGAGCCAAGAAGCACATAGCAAAAGTGACAGCTGGGTTCAGATGTCCACCTGCAGAGAGATTGGTGGTTATTGCACCTTTACAGACAGTATTTGAGCCCCAGAGATAAGCCAAGGGACACTGACTTCCACAGCAGTGCCACAAAGGAAAAGCACCACCATCTAGACTTGCACAGCAATTGTCAAAAGAAGTCCAGCCCACATGGAGCCACAACATACCTGATACTTGTCCTGCAATCAAAATGCCAAGAGTCACAGCGAAGCCAAAGGCCAGGTTAACAGTCAGGAAACCTCCATGACTCCCTCTGCTGAGAACGATCTGGGCAACGGAACCACAGCCAAAAAGCTAGAAGGAGAAGACTGAAATTAGCCTCTGTGCTTCACATCCGGGCCAGTTACTGACCAGTGACTGTAACTGCTCCACGAACACTTGCATGCACCATCACAGCCCACCCATGACTCAAAGTCTTCAAAGCTGCAACCTTCAGCTGAAGAATCTAGGTGTTACCTCCAGgaacagcagggaaggagacagGACTCAGAGCAAGCCTATCTCCTGGCAGGGAGGGAACAAAACTAGGGTCAAAATCAAGTGCAAGATCAGACCACAGTTCACATCTCCAGAAGACTGGGGGTGTTTGTCCATGTTTCTAATTTTAAGGTGGTAGGTGAGAAGAATCAGTCAAATAGCACTAGTCCCTGTACCTTATTGTTAAGAAGGCTAGTTGTTTCACAAAGTAGCACACAGATTGGCAGGTGTCAATTGTACTAATGCCTGGAAACAGAGACATGAATGAAGGAGATCATATAAAGCCTGACattcctggagccttctttcaGGTGGCACTGGCTGACAGGGAAGGATGGGGGCTGCCTCCTTGAGCTGAGGTACCTGCAGTGGTCCCAACCCCAAGGTGCATTCTCTGTTGTGTGCATTCCAGGCACAATGCACCCCATCCCAAACCAGCCATATTCTTCCTATGGCAAAACCATGGAAGGAAGGATCAGAGTAACATAGCTGGCCTGTCTCTGCAGCACCAACATGGCACAGGCACCATCAAGAGAAGTCCATGTTCCACAGACAgcctcccaccagcacagccagaggctTGGTCATCTGCCCAAGATCAGGGCTGCACCTAAAAAACTCTGCCCTGGCAGTTCAATTCATCACTCATCCAGCTGGAAGGTTTCTGCCCAGCCAAATCTCTCCACTACGTGCTATGTAATTTAAGGAGCCCTAATCCTGATCATCTATGTGCTTTTGTCTTCCAGTGACTCCACCTCAGCTAATTCTTGGTCTGTACCAGGGATCATCACATCAGCAGGTACTGAGAGCATCCTTAAACTAGGACAGGGATTACAGCTTGCTTCTGAGATCCTCCAATCTAGGGATTAAGGCTTGCCTTATTTCTGCTGACCACATGTCTGTATCTACACACTCATCAAGactttctgcttctgtgaacTCCACCATCCCAGAATTACTCAGTTGCCACAGAGGCAGTATCTGCTTCTAGGGGAAAATCCACCAAATAGGCACCAGGGCAACAGAGGTGCCTCTCATCACCTCTCCTGCCAATACTGGACATGCCCATTGAGCAATGCACAATGGATATCAGAGGCAAAGCCAAAACACACCTAACTtatcctctcccttccccctgaCAACTGATGCATTACTAATAAAGCAAACACTGCGCtcaggctgtggggagaggggcagTAAGATAGGGTGAAGGCTGACTCATGAGGTTGACACTCTGTATACAGGTGCCTCTTGACAAGGAGCCAGGTCCCCAACACAGGACCTGGTCTAGAAAGAGCAAAGGAACTGTTAATTAATGAGAGGGAAcatccagcactgctctctACTGGGAGCAGTCAGAACAGCCCCCTCAGTGTCCCAACCCTGAGCCACCCAGCTGGGAAGCCATGGCAGAGAAGACACCcaggcaaaagcagaaaatcatagaatcacagaatcatagaagagTCTTGTTTATTGCTCAGAAAACAGAACCAGCTGTGCCCAAACCACTGAGGAAAGCATAACTCCAACTGAGCAAAAAAATACTGGCTGATGATCAGGGTGACATCTGTTCCTTCCCTTAACCCAGAAGAGCACCAGCAAGCTTTAGACAAAGGTTTGGAGAGATTACT is a genomic window of Apus apus isolate bApuApu2 chromosome Z, bApuApu2.pri.cur, whole genome shotgun sequence containing:
- the AQP3 gene encoding aquaporin-3, whose product is MGRQKDVLATIEDHLRIRNKLIRQALAECLGTLILVLFGCGSVAQIVLSRGSHGGFLTVNLAFGFAVTLGILIAGQVSGGHLNPAVTFAMCFLAREPWIKLPIYALAQTLGAFLGAGIVFGLYYDAIWAFGNNQLLVTGQNATAGIFATYPSQHLNVVNGFFDQFIGTASLIVCVLAIVDPYNNPVPTGLEAFTVGFVVLVIGTSMGFNSGYAVNPARDFGPRLFTAIAGWGTEVFWTGKQWWWVPVVAPFLGAIAGVIVYQLMIGCHDEPSPPASEQETVKLANVKHKERV